A genomic window from Anthonomus grandis grandis chromosome 4, icAntGran1.3, whole genome shotgun sequence includes:
- the LOC126734822 gene encoding senecionine N-oxygenase codes for MRVGIIGAGAAGLATARHVSTTGCEIDVFEMAPQLGGTWVYTDEVGKDRYGYPVYSAMYKGLRTNLPKEVMGFPDFPIPEQDRSYLTQAEILQFLNMYAKKFDLEQYIKFNTMVQEIRPYGNDKWQITSVYKPSGKVSVNIYDSVIICNGHYNDPIIPKLPGQELFKGKIDHSHNYRDPEKFKGQRVLVIGAGPSGLDLTLHLSGVAEHVVLSHHVAEPIKTQYPSNVELRPDVKRILDFKKVEFTDGSCCCFDSILFCTGYRYSFPFLDKSCGITMDDNHIQPLYKHMIHIDKPSMCFIGIPFNVCTFQMFDLQARYYCRYLKGEMSLPSKEAMNEDTQADIQARLSKGYNKRQMHMMGPDQESYYNQLAEEANTSPIPPVMVKLRDLSVKRLYDDLLNFRDDQYRIVDEQNFVKVTG; via the exons atgcgtGTCGGAATAATCGGTGCTGGAGCTGCAGGTTTAGCAACAGCCAGGCATGTTTCAACAACTGGATGTGAAATCGATGTATTCGAAATGGCACCTCAGTTGGGAGGAACCTGGGTCTACACTGATGAGGTCGGAAAGGATCGCTATGGATACCCGGTGTATTCTGCTATGTATAAGGGATTAAG aaCTAACTTGCCCAAAGAAGTTATGGGATTTCCAGACTTTCCCATACCAGAACAGGATAGATCATATCTAACCCAAGCAGAAATTTTGCAATTCCTTAATATGTATGCCAAAAAATTCGATCTGGAACAGTACATAAAG TTTAATACTATGGTACAAGAAATTCGTCCATATGGTAATGACAAATGGCAAATAACAAGCGTGTACAAACCCAGTGGCAAAGTGTCTGTAAATATTTACGATTCTGTGATAATTTGCAATGGGCACTATAACGACCCCATTATTCCCAAGCTACCTG GACAGGAACTTTTTAAGGGCAAAATAGACCACAGTCACAACTATAGGGATCCTGAAAAGTTTAAAGGTCAAAGAGTATTAGTGATAGGAGCAGGACCATCAGGATTAGACCTTACCCTACATCTATCTGGAGTAGCTGAACAT GTGGTATTGAGTCACCATGTAGCAGAACCTATTAAAACTCAATATCCCTCTAATGTTGAACTAAGACCCGATGTAAAACGTATTCTTGACTTCAAGAAg GTGGAATTTACTGATGGGTCTTGTTGTTGTTTCGACTCAATACTTTTCTGCACCGGCTACAGATACAGTTTTCCATTCTTAGATAAGTCATGCGGAATCACAATGGACGATAACCACATTCAGCCTTTATACAAACACATGATTCACATTGATAAGCCCAGCATGTGCTTTATTGGAATACCATTTAATGTTTGCACTTTCCAAATGTTTGATTTACAG GCAAGGTATTACTGCAGATATCTCAAAGGAGAGATGTCACTTCCCTCCAAAGAAGCTATGAACGAAGATACACAAGCTGATATACAAGCTCGTCTATCTAAGGGTTATAATAAACGACAGATGCACATGATGGGTCCTGATCAAGAATCTTATTATAACCAACTAGCTGAGGAGGCAAATACATCTCCAATTCCACCGGTTATGGTTAAATTGAGAGATCTAAGTGTAAAGAGGTTGTATGAtgacttattaaattttagggATGATCAATATAGGATAGTCGATGAACAGAATTTTGTTAAAGTAActggttaa
- the LOC126735353 gene encoding transmembrane protein 68 isoform X1, which produces MVMIIIMQFSTFSSNGHAILYKVAFASVDYIDIDYSLWLTWCLAPLLVTFLLPAVIGLLLYISAFTLYVYKLHWNHLRTVIIGGDKWEAARKCVAAMWDAHGWIWHGYEIQGLENLPETGPALIIYYHGAIPIDVYYFLAKIYLTRNRIVHTVADHFLFKIPGFSILSECMKVIPGTVQSCSKLLKEGNYLAIAPGGVFEAQFSVNYNLMWKRRLGFAKVAIDSKVPVIPVFTENLREAFRTLSVGRRFFLKLYSWTKFPFAPIFGGFPVKMVTHIGAPIYYVPDLTPEALQRQVAQSLEELIETHQRLPGNILLSILERVPYFRQRFKKNRNSSHVD; this is translated from the exons ATGGTAATGATAATCATAATGCAATTTTCGACATTTTCAAGTAATGGACATGCCATTCTTTATAAAGTTGCCTTCGCGTCTG TTGACTACATAGATATAGATTACTCACTATGGCTGACTTGGTGCTTAGCTCCACTTTTGGTAACCTTTCTTCTGCCTGCTGTAATAGGCTTATTGTTGTACATAAGTGCTTTTACTCTTTATGTGTACAAATTGCACTGGAACCACTTACGAACAGTTATTATTGGTGGAGACAAATGGGAAGCTGCCAGAAAATGTGTAGCAGCTATGTGGGATGCTCATGGTTGGATATGGCATG GTTATGAGATACAAGGCCTAGAAAACCTGCCTGAAACTGGTCCAGCTTTAATCATTTACTATCATGGTGCAATTCCTAtagatgtttattattttttagctaaaATCTACCTCACTAGAAATAGGATAGTTCATACAGTGGCTgatcattttctttttaaaatcccAG GTTTTTCCATCCTCTCAGAATGTATGAAAGTAATCCCAGGGACAGTGCAATCATGTTCTAAACTTCTAAAGGAAGGAAATTATTTAGCAATTGCACCAGGGGGTGTTTTTGAAGCTCAGTTTAgtgtaaattataatttaatgtgGAAAAGACGATTGGGATTTGCAAAAGTTGCCATAGACTCAAAAGTG CCAGTTATTCCAGTGTTTACTGAAAATCTACGTGAAGCATTTAGAACTTTAAGTGTGGGCcgaagattttttttgaagttgtACTCATGGACGAAATTTCCATTTGCTCCTATATTTGGAGGATTTCCTGTTAAAATGGTCACTCATATAGGTGCACCGATTTATTATGTACCTGATTTGACTCCAGAAGCATTACAAAGACAG gttgCCCAGTCACTGGAAGAACTAATTGAAACCCATCAACGTTTACCGGGTAACATCCTGCTGTCAATATTGGAAAGAGTACCATATTTTAGACAACGATTTAAAAAGAACCGCAACTCAAGCCATGTTGACTGA
- the LOC126735353 gene encoding transmembrane protein 68 isoform X2, whose amino-acid sequence MININDIFNHIKDNTFDYIDIDYSLWLTWCLAPLLVTFLLPAVIGLLLYISAFTLYVYKLHWNHLRTVIIGGDKWEAARKCVAAMWDAHGWIWHGYEIQGLENLPETGPALIIYYHGAIPIDVYYFLAKIYLTRNRIVHTVADHFLFKIPGFSILSECMKVIPGTVQSCSKLLKEGNYLAIAPGGVFEAQFSVNYNLMWKRRLGFAKVAIDSKVPVIPVFTENLREAFRTLSVGRRFFLKLYSWTKFPFAPIFGGFPVKMVTHIGAPIYYVPDLTPEALQRQVAQSLEELIETHQRLPGNILLSILERVPYFRQRFKKNRNSSHVD is encoded by the exons ATGATAAACATAAATGATATTTTCAACCATATTAAAGACAACACCT TTGACTACATAGATATAGATTACTCACTATGGCTGACTTGGTGCTTAGCTCCACTTTTGGTAACCTTTCTTCTGCCTGCTGTAATAGGCTTATTGTTGTACATAAGTGCTTTTACTCTTTATGTGTACAAATTGCACTGGAACCACTTACGAACAGTTATTATTGGTGGAGACAAATGGGAAGCTGCCAGAAAATGTGTAGCAGCTATGTGGGATGCTCATGGTTGGATATGGCATG GTTATGAGATACAAGGCCTAGAAAACCTGCCTGAAACTGGTCCAGCTTTAATCATTTACTATCATGGTGCAATTCCTAtagatgtttattattttttagctaaaATCTACCTCACTAGAAATAGGATAGTTCATACAGTGGCTgatcattttctttttaaaatcccAG GTTTTTCCATCCTCTCAGAATGTATGAAAGTAATCCCAGGGACAGTGCAATCATGTTCTAAACTTCTAAAGGAAGGAAATTATTTAGCAATTGCACCAGGGGGTGTTTTTGAAGCTCAGTTTAgtgtaaattataatttaatgtgGAAAAGACGATTGGGATTTGCAAAAGTTGCCATAGACTCAAAAGTG CCAGTTATTCCAGTGTTTACTGAAAATCTACGTGAAGCATTTAGAACTTTAAGTGTGGGCcgaagattttttttgaagttgtACTCATGGACGAAATTTCCATTTGCTCCTATATTTGGAGGATTTCCTGTTAAAATGGTCACTCATATAGGTGCACCGATTTATTATGTACCTGATTTGACTCCAGAAGCATTACAAAGACAG gttgCCCAGTCACTGGAAGAACTAATTGAAACCCATCAACGTTTACCGGGTAACATCCTGCTGTCAATATTGGAAAGAGTACCATATTTTAGACAACGATTTAAAAAGAACCGCAACTCAAGCCATGTTGACTGA